The nucleotide sequence ACCAGATCGACGCCGGCAGTGAGATCTCGGCGTCCACGTCCCGGAGCGTGAGGAACGCGCTGCCTCCGCGCCGGTTCAGTTCAATGACCTGCCCTTCAACCCAGGCTGCCGGCGCACGCTCGATGTGGGTCTTGAGCTTCTGGGAGAGCAACTGCAGCGGCCACGGGTTGTCCGGGCTTGTGTCGGCGGCGGTGGCCGGCACTGTGCTGGCCCGGGGCGCAGGAGCGGTGCCGGGTACAGGGACGGTGGCGTTTTCAGCCATGTGCAGCCCCGGTGGCGGCAGATGCCAGGTGCATGGTCGCGGTCCTTTGCCTGTGGATGGTGCGCGGTGGGATACGTGCTGTGGGACAGATACTGCGGGGTAGATAGCGGGCGGTGGGTTAATCAACTCTATCCATAGCTGTACCACCGGCCGCTGACATTGTTGGCAGCGGCAGCGTGGTTGGTATCCCGGCAATTCACATCGCCGACATTATTGATCGCCACACATTTTTGATAGCACCGGGGCGCGCCTAGGATGGCAGTGTCCTGCCGACCAGCCAGGCACCCGACCAGCCGAGAAACCCGACCAGCTAGGAAGCCCTTGCGTTCATTTCTTGCGGCCTTGGCCGTCATCCTTGGCCTCCTCCTTTCCGCCGCCGCCGTGCCGGCCATCTGGGTGGACCGCAACATTGTGCAGGAGAATGGCTTCGTTGCCCTGGCGGCACCGCTGGGGAAGGACCCGGACTTCCAGAAGCGCCTGGCGACGGCCGCCGTCAACAGCATTGATGCCGGCGGGACCGTCCCTCCGCAGGTGGCCGGACTGGTCCGGCCGGTGCTGGAATCGGCGGCGACCTCACTGACAGGACTGCCCGAGTACCCGGCCGCCTGGGAAGAAACGCTGCGGAAGAGCCACCGCCTGAACTTCACCGATCCGGCGTCGCTTCCGCCCGAAGCGGATTCCAGTACGTCGCTGACCCTGGACGTCGCACCACTTGTCGCGCTCGCAGCCAAGCAGGTTTCCCGCCAGGTGGGTGTTCCGCTGGAGGCTCCGGGCCAGACTCTGGTGAACATCGGCCAGGCGAACCAGCGCCAACTGGTTGAACAGGTCACCGCCTACTCGCCGCTCGGATACAGCCTGGCCGTCGGCGCCGGAGTGGCCTTCCTTTTGGCCCTCGTGGCAGCCCGGCGGCGGTGGAAGGTCCTGGCCGGCATAGGGGTGGGTGCACTGGTGGTTGCCGGCTTGTGGGCGCTGGTATCCCGCTGGGCCGCCGACCTTGTCATCGCCACGGCCAGCGGCAACGAAATGGCAGACCTCTTTAAGCGGGAGTTCGTCGCTGCTTCGGCTGCCGGGTTTGCGTCCTGGACGCTGGCGACGGCGATCGCGGGTGGCGTCCTGGTGGCGGCAGGCGTGCTGATCAGGGTGGTCGGAGGTCCGGCCCGCAGGCGGTAAACTGCGGGCAGACAGAGGGCCAGCCCGGGGTCCTGCCGCCCAGCCGGTAGCATGGAGCAATGACTTCCTCAGCCGTTTCCCTTTCGATGCCAACCGTCCCGCGCCGGCGGCGTTCGCCGGAGGAAGTGCTCGCGGCGGCACCGGTCCCCGGCCCGAAGAAGGTCTTGCTGGCAGCCCCGCGCGGATACTGTGCGGGCGTGGACCGCGCGGTCATCGCCGTCGAAAAGGCCCTGCAGCACTACGGGCCGCCCGTATATGTCCGGAAGCAGATTGTCCACAACGTGCACGTCGTCAGCTCCCTGGAGGAGCAGGGGGCCATCTTCGTGGACGAGACGGATGAAGTGCCCGAAGGTGCCCTGGTCATCTTTTCCGCCCACGGCGTGTCCCCGGCTGTGGTCCAGTCGGCGGAGGACCGCGGGCTGCGCACGATCGATGCGACCTGCCCCCTCGTGACCAAGGTGCACAAGGAGGCCGTCCGCTTCGCCAAGGATGACTTCGACATCCTCCTGATCGGCCACGACGGCCACGAAGAGGTGGAAGGAACGTCCGGCGAGGCTCCCGACCACATCCAGATCATCAATGGTCCCCACGAGGTGGACAAGGTGACGGTTCGGGATCCGGAAAAGGTCATCTGGCTTTCCCAGACCACGCTCAGCGTGGACGAGACCATGGAAACCGTCCGGCTGCTCAAGGAGCGGTTCCCCACGCTCCAGGACCCGCCCAGCGACGACATCTGTTATGCCACGACCAACCGCCAGGTGGCCATCAAGAAGATCGCACCGCAGGCCGATCTGGTGATCGTGGTCGGTTCGGCAAACTCCTCCAACTCCGTCCGCCTGGTGGAAGTGGCGCTCGAATACGGCGCCAAGGCGTCATACCGTGTGGACTTTGCCAACGAGGTGGACGAGTCCTGGTTCGAGGGTGTTGCCACGGTGGGCGTAACGTCCGGTGCCTCTGTTCCGGAGGTCCTGGTCAAGGATGTGCTCCGCCTCCTGGCCGATTACGGCTACGACGCCGTCGAAGAGATTGTGACTGCCGAGGAAGACCTGCTCTTCTCCCTGCCCAAGGAACTCCGCGCGACGCTCAAGGAAGCGGGGGACGTCTCCCGCGCCCTCGGCGGACGCCGCTCGCGCTAGGACGACCGCGAGCAGGCGTCCGCCCGGCGGATCCCCCTAAGCGGCGTGTTCTTCCTCATCTCCGGCTGCCCGCAGTTCAGCGGCCCGGGATTCAGCGCCCTGCAGTTCGTTGCCCCGGAGTTCAGCGCCCAGGGATTCCGGTCCCTGCAGTTCCGGGGCGGCGAGTGAACGCGGTGTGACCTGCACAGCCGGTGGGGTGGCCAGGCCGCTGGTGTCCAAGGCATTGAGTTTCCGGGCCGTGGGAAGCACCCGCGCCTCCAGCGTGCCGACCATCGCGTTGTAGCGGTCCACCGAGGTTTTCAGCGAGGATCCCAGCTTGCCGATGTTGTCTCCGAGGGTGCCCATCCGCTCGTACAGCTGCCGGGCAAGTTCGAAGAGCTCCCGGGCGCTGTCCGTGAGGACGTCCTGGCGCCACGTAAACGCCACGGACTTGAGCACCGCGAGCAGCGTGCCGGGGGAGGCCAGCACCACGTTCCTGGAGAGTGCGTGGTCCAGGAGGGCCGGGTCGGCGGACAGCGCGGCGGCGAGGATGGACTCGGCGGGGACAAAACAGATCACCAGTTCCGGCGAGTTCCCGGAGATGTCCCAGTACTTCTTGGTGCTGAGGGCGTCCACGTGGGTCTTCAGTGCTTTGGCGTGTGCCGCCAGGAGGTTCTGCCGCGCAGTCTGGCTGAGCCCGGGCTTGTCATGGGCTGACTGTCCCAGCTCCTGCGCCTCGAGGTAGGCGGACAGCGGTACCTTGGCGTCGACCACGAGCTGCTTGTCGCCCGGCAGCTGGACCACAAGGTCCGGGCGGACCGTGGCCTCGGCCCCTGAAGTGCCGTGCTGCTGCTCGTGGAAGTCCACGTGCCGCATCATGCCGGCCGCCTCCACGACCCGCCGCAGCTGCACCTCACCCCACTGGCCGCGCGCGCTGTTTGACCTGAGCGCGGACTCAAGGGCATGGGTGGACCGCATCAGCTGCTCGTCGGTGAGGCGGGCTTCCTGCAGCTGCTGCGCCAGCTGGCCATACTGTTCAAGCCGGTCCCGTTCCAAAAGGGATACCTGCTGCTGCACCGCAGTCAGCTTTTCGGCCACCGGGGCCAGGGCCCGGAGGACGCTGGCGTCCTGCTCACGTGACATGCCCAGGTCCCGGTTCTGGGCGGACAGCAGCTTCCGCTCGGCATCCGCGGCAGCAAACTGGGCGCTCATTTCCGAAAGCCGCGCCGAAACGCCGTCGAAATCCGCTTCCAGGGCGCTGCTGCGGCGGCGCAACACCACATACACCGCGCCCGCGCCGGACACGGCGCCCAGCAACAGCATCAACAAGGCCAGAATTACTGCAAAAGGTTCCATGCCTTCACTGTGGCACGGGGCTGTGACATTTATTGGAAGGGCAACACCCGCCGCGAGGCAGGGGAAGCGAGGCCGGGGAAGCGGGGCAGGGCAAGCGACGCGGACGCAGGCTGCCGGCGGGGGAGGGCGGCACGGGGTGTGGGGGCCGAACAGGTAGAATAAATGTCCGTGGCTCTTACTATTGGCATCGTCGGACTGCCCAATGTCGGCAAATCAACACTTTTCAACGCACTGACCCGCAACCAGGTCCTGGCCGCGAACTATCCGTTCGCAACCATCGAACCCAATGTCGGCGTCGTGAACCTGCCCGACCCCAGGCTGCAGCAGCTGGCCGGGATCTTCGGCTCGCAGCGCGTACTGCCCGCGGCAGTCTCCTTCGTCGACATCGCCGGCATCGTCAAGGGCGCCTCCGAAGGGGAGGGCCTGGGGAACCAGTTCCTCGCCAACATCCGTGAAGCGGAAGCCATCGCCGAGGTGGTGCGCGTCTTCGATGACCCGGACGTCATCCACGTCGACGGCAAGGTCGACCCCCGCTCGGATATGGAAACCATTCATACCGAGCTGATCCTCGCCGATCTGCAGACCATCGAGAAGGCCATTCCCCGGATCGAAAAAGAGGTCAAGATCAAGAAACGGGAGGCCGCCGAGCTCGCTGCCATCAAGGCCGCACAGGTGGTGCTGGAGCGTGGCGACACCATCTACTCCTCCATCGAGAGCGACAAGCTGGAGATGGAGCACCTCAAAGAGCTCAGCCTTCTGACGGCCAAGCCCTTCATCTACGTCTTCAACGCGGACGAAGGCATCCTCGGCAGCGAGGAGAAGCAGGCCGAGCTGCGTGCCATGGTTGCACCCGCCGACTGCATCTTCCTTGACGCGAAGCTCGAGGCCGACCTCGTCGAGCTGGACGAGGCTGAGGCGCGTGAAATGCTCGAGATGAACGGGCAGGACGAATCCGGACTGGACCAGCTGGCCCGCGTCGGATTCCACACGCTGGGCCTGCAGACCTACCTCACGGCCGGACCCAAGGAAGCCCGTGCGTGGACCATCCGCCAGGGTGACACCGCCCCGCAGGCAGCCGGCGTGATCCACTCGGACTTCCAGCGTGGCTTCATCAAGGCGGAGATTGTCTCCTTCGAGGACCTCATCGACGCCGGTTCCATGGCAGAAGCAAAGTCCCGCGGCAAGGTCCGCATCGAAGGCAAGGAATACGTCATGGCCGACGGCGACGTGGTGGAGTTCCGCTTCAACGTCTGACCGAGTTCCGATGCAATCCCGTGAATCGGAGCGTCTCCGCAGGCCAGCGGACGTGGGGCTCCGGAAACCGAACTTGCCGGAGATTGGCTCGTGGGAGGGCCTAGCTCTGGCCTTCCTCGTGCTGGTCACTCCGCGGAGCTTGATGGCGAGCTAGGGGTACGTGCGCGCAGGTTGACCTATGTAGGCGGCGATGCCGAGCGGATTGCAGTGAGATCTCCCCAGAGCCGCTTTTCTGACGAGCTTCGGTGGGCGAGACACTGAGAGAGGATCAAACAATGCCGTCCATCGACTCCCGCGCACGGGTCTGGGAACGCATCGGTGTCGAACGAGGCGTTGTCGAGCGACTGGATGTCGCCTCGTCGCCCGTGCTGGCGCAAGGTTCAGTCAAGTTTGGGAGGCTGACTGCGCTCACGGGAGTCCACGGCGCGGGGAAGAGTTACCTCCTGTCAGCGGTTGCTGAGGGTTTACCCGGGTGGCAAACAAAAACCAATCTACCCATTGAGACAACGGGCCATGAGGCGGAATTCAGCGGTGACTATGCGCTGGCGCTTAGGACGGGAAGCCCGGCCGACCTCGTTAACTTTTCTCGACCGATCCACTGGAGACATCGTCGTGACTACGACGCGTCGTTGCAGCCTTTGGTTGCAACGCGGCTTACGCCGTTTACGGCTCTTAGTGACCTTTCCTATTTCTCCCAGAACTGGATGCCCACCCGTCCGAGTGAGCCGCTCGAAGTTGCAGACCTTAAGCGATCGCAAGTCGACGCACTGCAGGCGATTACCGGCCACACGTACGAGTCGGTGGCGTATGGTCACTTCGAAGAGAATGATCAATATTTTCCTTACTTCCGTGTTATGCGCAGTTCGCACGAAACGGAAGTTTGGACAATGAGCGCGTCGGAGTTCTGGGTCCATTACGTTATATGGCATCTGCGATCGGCGGACGAAAACGAGGTCGTCCTGATAGATGAGCCGGAGACATTTCTCGCGCAGCCGGGCCACCGCGGGTTCGTCGACGAGATCGCGCGCCTAGCTCTCGAGACGGGGTGTCAGGTCATTCTCGCGACGCATTCGGAAGTGATGATCCGCCGTCTACCCGCGGAGGTCGTTCGGCAGGTGTCAGGCACCGCTAGCGGCGCCGTGATATCAGAGGTAGCACATACGGAAGCGCTGCTGCGGACTCTTGGACGGGCTCGCGCACCACTTTCTCTGCTCGTGTTCGTTGAAGATGACATGGCTCGCAAGATCGTTCATTTCTTTCTTGGTTGCTACGCGCCGGACCGAGCAGCACAAGTGGATGTAATCGACAGCGGCGGCAAAGACGAAGTCGTGCGGGGGGTGAACATTGCCGGCCGATCTCGGCAGCTCCGGACGGTCGGAGTGCTGGACGGAGATCAGCGCGATCGTTATGCCGACGAAAAGCTTCTCTTCCTCCCTGGGGTGATGGCACCTGAATTGCTCCTGCTGGAAGTCCTTCGTTGTCGTGATCATGACGCGGCTGCTGGACTCGGCGCGACGACTCCTGATCTTCATATCGCGATTGATGCTGCCCGGTTCGTGCCGCATCAGCGGGTGTTTGAAGTTATGAGCGAAGTCCTCGTTTCTTCCACTCCGGACGATTTAGTACGGGTCGCGCTGTCCATGTGGCTAGAGGATGGCAGTACGGCGGCCGCCGCCCGTCGGTTGGTTGAGCAGATGCTCACACTTGTCGCGCATGACCACTGACAGCGAGGCTCGCCGCGCAATCCTGAAA is from Arthrobacter sp. QXT-31 and encodes:
- a CDS encoding 4-hydroxy-3-methylbut-2-enyl diphosphate reductase, with product MTSSAVSLSMPTVPRRRRSPEEVLAAAPVPGPKKVLLAAPRGYCAGVDRAVIAVEKALQHYGPPVYVRKQIVHNVHVVSSLEEQGAIFVDETDEVPEGALVIFSAHGVSPAVVQSAEDRGLRTIDATCPLVTKVHKEAVRFAKDDFDILLIGHDGHEEVEGTSGEAPDHIQIINGPHEVDKVTVRDPEKVIWLSQTTLSVDETMETVRLLKERFPTLQDPPSDDICYATTNRQVAIKKIAPQADLVIVVGSANSSNSVRLVEVALEYGAKASYRVDFANEVDESWFEGVATVGVTSGASVPEVLVKDVLRLLADYGYDAVEEIVTAEEDLLFSLPKELRATLKEAGDVSRALGGRRSR
- a CDS encoding DNA recombination protein RmuC, which encodes MEPFAVILALLMLLLGAVSGAGAVYVVLRRRSSALEADFDGVSARLSEMSAQFAAADAERKLLSAQNRDLGMSREQDASVLRALAPVAEKLTAVQQQVSLLERDRLEQYGQLAQQLQEARLTDEQLMRSTHALESALRSNSARGQWGEVQLRRVVEAAGMMRHVDFHEQQHGTSGAEATVRPDLVVQLPGDKQLVVDAKVPLSAYLEAQELGQSAHDKPGLSQTARQNLLAAHAKALKTHVDALSTKKYWDISGNSPELVICFVPAESILAAALSADPALLDHALSRNVVLASPGTLLAVLKSVAFTWRQDVLTDSARELFELARQLYERMGTLGDNIGKLGSSLKTSVDRYNAMVGTLEARVLPTARKLNALDTSGLATPPAVQVTPRSLAAPELQGPESLGAELRGNELQGAESRAAELRAAGDEEEHAA
- the ychF gene encoding redox-regulated ATPase YchF — encoded protein: MALTIGIVGLPNVGKSTLFNALTRNQVLAANYPFATIEPNVGVVNLPDPRLQQLAGIFGSQRVLPAAVSFVDIAGIVKGASEGEGLGNQFLANIREAEAIAEVVRVFDDPDVIHVDGKVDPRSDMETIHTELILADLQTIEKAIPRIEKEVKIKKREAAELAAIKAAQVVLERGDTIYSSIESDKLEMEHLKELSLLTAKPFIYVFNADEGILGSEEKQAELRAMVAPADCIFLDAKLEADLVELDEAEAREMLEMNGQDESGLDQLARVGFHTLGLQTYLTAGPKEARAWTIRQGDTAPQAAGVIHSDFQRGFIKAEIVSFEDLIDAGSMAEAKSRGKVRIEGKEYVMADGDVVEFRFNV